The DNA sequence GCCGGGCTGCCCACCTCGGTGCCCGGATCCACGGTGAACCGCCTCTGTGGCTCATCGTTGGACGCAGCGATGACAGCGTCCCGGCTGGTCGAGACTGGCGACGCTGAGGTTGTCGTGGCCGGTGGTGTCGAGTCGATGACCCGGGCCCCGTGGGTGCTCCCCAAGCCCGATCGTGGTTATCCCGCAGGTGATGTCAGGGCCGTCTCCACCACGTTGGGATGGCGGCTGGTCAACGACCGTATGCCGAAGGAGTGGACGGCCTCCCTCGGCGAGTGCAACGAACAGTTGGCGGACAGGTACGCCATCTCCCGTCAGCGGCAGGACGAGTTCGCGGCGCGCTCGCACCAGCTCGCCCACACCGCCTGGGAATCCGGGTTCTACGACGACCTGGTCATTCCGGTCGGCAACACCGGGCTGACCAGGGACGAAGGCATCAGATCCGACTCCACCCCCGAGACGTTGGCCCGGCTGAAACCGTCGTTTCGAACCGATGGTTCGATCACGGCGGGCAACGCGTCGCCCCTCAGCGACGGGGCGGCTGCCCTGGTCGTCGGGTCGGAGCGGGCCGGATCGCTCATCGGATGCGACCCACTGGCCCGCTTCGCCGGCCGGGGCGTCCATGCACTCGATCCCCAGGACTTCGGATTCGCACCGGTCGAAGCGGCCAACATCGCTCTGGCGAGGGCAGGGATCGGCTGGTCCGCTGTCGGCGCGGTCGAACTCAATGAGGCATTTGCCGCGCAGGCACTGGCCTGCATCGACGCCTGGAAGATCGACCCCGACATCGTCAACACCAAGGGCGGAGCGATCGCGATCGGGCACCCGCTCGGCGCCTCAGGCGCACGCATCGTCGGCACACTCGCCCACCGCCTTGCCGGCGAGGGAAAGCGATGGGGTGTCGCGGCCATCTGCATCGGCGTGGGACAGGCCCTCGCCGTCGTACTGGAAAATGTCATCGACACGGGAGAGTGGTCATGACCCCGCCCAGCAGCGCACCAACGATGGTGGGCGTGTATGGAGGCGGACGCATGGGCTCGGGCATCGCACACGCGTTCCTCCTGGCCGGCGCGACAGTCCGGATAGTCGAAACCTCCGATGCCACCGTTCAGGCCACCCGCGTCCGGGTGGAGAGCAGCGTGGCGAAGGCCGACCAACGTGGAACGCTGCCCGCGCCCGCGATCGAACTTCTCTCGAGGCTGACCGTCACCACCGACCACGCCCGGTTGCAGGCGTGTGCCCTCGTGATCGAGGCGGTTCCGGAGGATCCCGACCTCAAGCGGCGAGTGCTGCGCGGCGTTGAACACGTGGCGCCCGAAGCGGTGCTCGCCACCAACACCTCCAGCCTGTCGGTCGACGATCTTGCTCGAGACCTGGCCCGACCGGAGCGCTTCGTCGGTCTCCACTTCTTCAACCCCGTGCCGGCCAGCGAGCTGGTGGAGATCGTCGTCGGCGCCAAGACCGCACCGGATCTAGTGGCGAATGCGCAAGCCTGGATCACGGCCCTTGGTAAGACCGCGATCACGGTAAGCGACTCGCCAGGGTTTGCCAGCAGCCGACTGGGAGTGGTTCTGGCCCTGGAGGCCATGCGGATGCTGGAGGCGGGAGTCGCATCGGTTGATGACATCGACACAGCCCTGACGCTGGGCTACAAACACCCCCTGGGGCCGTTGAAAACAACCGACATCGTCGGGCTCGACGTTCGGCTCGCCATCGCCGAACATCTTGCCCGCGAACTCGGAGACCGTTTCGACCCTCCGAACATCCTGCGCGAGATGGTCGCCGCAGGACACCTAGGACGGAAGACGGGCAAGGGGTTCTACGACTGGCAGTAGTGCTTTGTTGGGTTCGGGACCGTTTGTTGCGGTGTAGCGGTTCACGAGGTGGTGGCAGAGGGTGCAGGCGCCGGTCCAGGTGTGAGGATTCGTTGGAGTTCGCGGACGGCGGCGTACACCGGGCAGGCCGGCGCAGCCGCCCCTGGGTCCAAACGTAGTTCGGATAGGCAGCGAAGGCGCTCGTCCTTGCACCGACACGACAACCCTCACCGAAACGGGCGGACCAAGGACTCCCCTGTAGGAATGGTGGTCAAGCCCCTTGCCTGTTTCGTTCCTTGTGGTGGTGTTGGCGGTGCGTCCTCGTCAAGACTGCCGGCGTGCGGGCGCCAATGCGATCGGTACGAAGTCCGGCTCCGGTGTCATCTAAAAGGCCGGAGCCGGGTACCTTCGGTGGAGCCGTTCGATGGTGCCCTCGGCTGAGGGACACCGACCTTCTGTCCAGGCATGGACACGGTAACAGCCGCACGCAGTCCATCTTGTGGCGGGCGCTGTGGGGGCGACGTCCGTCGGGCGTCGATGCCGAGATCGACGGTGCGTGGCAGGGCGGTCGGCGCGTTGATCGTGCGGGTGCGGTTGCAGCTCATCTGCTCGCGGGCCACGGTTTGCTGGCGGTGATCAGTGCGAAAGTGTGCGAACTGGCGTCACGGTTCCCGGTGCGGTGCGGTGCGGTGCGGTGCGGAGCTGGCTGTTGTCGCCGTAGCCGGCGTCGGCGGCCAGCAGGGGCGGACGCAGCCTATGGCCGGCGCCGGGTTACGGCCGGGCGGCACGCAGTTCGGCGCGTACCTCGGCCGCTTCGGGTAGCTTCAGGTCGGTGAACAGGGCTAGGGCGAGCCGCAACTGTTCGACTCCGCGTCCCGGATCGCCGTGGGCGCACAGTATCCGGCCGGCCCGGCGTAGCGCGAGGGCCTCGCCGTGCCGGAAGTCCGCCCGGCGCATCGCGTCGACGGCCAGTTCCGCGTATTTGATCGCCGGACCGGGCCGTCCCGTGCCGAGGTAGGCGTCGGCGAGGGTGCCCATGATGCTGCCCCGGTTGCGTTCGTTGGCCGGCACTCCGGCGATGGCCAGGCTGCGCCGCAGGTACCGCAGCGCCGAACTGTAGCGGCCCAGCATGCACTGCACCTCACCGAGATTGCCCAGCGCGTTTACCTCCACTTCGGGGGCGGCGGCCCGCCGGGCCAGGCTCGCCGCCGCTCGGCAGTGCCGTACCGACTCCTCTAGGCGGCCGGCGAGGCGGTAGGCCATGCCGATGTTGCCCTGGGCTGCGGCGCAGGACCGCTCGTCGCCGAGCTTGCGGCGCAGCCGCAGGCTGTCCTTGAAGAATTCGGCGGCCCGTTCGTAGTCGCCGGCCATCCCGTGCAGCACACCGAACTGGTTCAGCGCCCTGGCCCGGCCCTCGTCGTCGCCGGCGGCTCGGCTGATCAGCAGACTGTGCTCCAGGTGTCGGGCCGCCTCGTCGGGGCGGTGCAGGTAGAAGTACGCGGCCGCGAGGTCGTGTCGCAGGCGGGCCTCGGTCACCTGGTCGTTGAGCCGGACGGCCGCGTCGATGCCGGCCCGGTCGACGGTGAGCCAGTCCGCCACGTGCCCGGACATCTCGAAGAAGAGGTACAGGCTGTCGGCCAGGTCGGCGCCGCGGCGGGCGTGTGCGGCCGAGCCGGCGGCCTGCACGGTGGCCGCCACCAGGTTCGTCCGCTCGATGGTCAGCCAGGCCAGCGCGGTGTCCGCGTCGGCGAAGCGCGGCGGGCCGGTGATCGGGGGCGTACGGGTACCGGGCCGCAGCAGGCCCAGCGCGTGTCGGGTCAGGTCGAGGTGGTGGGCCAGCATTCGGTCCACGGCCGCGTCCCGTTCGGCGGGTGGTTCGTCGTTGGCGCGTTCGCGGGCGAAGAGCCGGATCAGGTCGTGCATGGCGTACCGCCCGGCCGCGGTCTCGTCGAGTAGCCGGGCGTCGACGAGTTCGTCGAGCGCGTCCAGGGCCTGCGGTGGGTCGACGTCCAGCAGCACCGCGGCGACCGGTGCGGTGACGTCTGGTCCGTCGACGGCACCGAGCAGCCGGAACAGCCGGGTCGCCATCGGGTCGGCCAGGTGCTGGTAGCTGACGAGGAAACTGGTCCGTACCGCGATGTCGCCCAGGCGCAGTTCGTGCAGCCGGCGCCGTTCGTCGTGCAGCCGGTCGGCGAGCGTGGCCAGCGTCCAGTTCGGCCGGGCGGCGAGCCGGGCCCCGGCGATCCGGATCGCGAGCGGCAGGCCGCCGAGCCGGCGGACCAGCAGCGCCGCGGTGTCGGCCTCCGCGGCGACCCGGTGGCTGCCGGCAAGCCGGACGAGCAGCTCGACGGCGTCGGCGTCGGCGAGCACGTCGAGTTCCAGGTGGCTGGCACCGTCGACGTCGATCAGGTTGCGCCGGGAGGTGACCAGGACGGCGCAGCGGGTACCGGCCGGGATCAGTGGGCGTACCTGGGCGGCGTCGTGGGCGTTGTCGAGGACCAGGAGTAGCCGCCGGTCGGCCAGCAGCGACCGCAGGCGGGCCGACGCCTCGGCCACCTCGGTGGGGACTGCGTTGTCCGCCACCCCGAGCACCCGCAGGAACCGGCCGAGTACGTCGATCGGCGCGGCCGGCCGCAGCCCGGCGGTGGCGCCACGCAGGTCGGCGTACAGTTGGCCGTCGGGGAATGCGTCGGCGACTTGGTGGGCTGCCCGTATGGCCAGGGCCGACTTGCCGACCCCGGCCGGTCCGGTGACCACGCACAGCGGAATCGCCGGTCCCGGGCGATCGGTGAGCCGTTCGCGTAGGACGGCGAGTTCCCGCTGGCGACCGACGAACGCGGCGACGGTGTGCGGCAACTCTCGCAGCGCCGGCTCCCGGGGCCCCGGGACGGGCGGGTCGGCCGAGCCCCGGGCCAGTTCACCGAGGCGTTGTAGGACCGGGCCTGGCCGCAGCCCGAGTTCGTCGGCGAGCGCCCGGCGGCACCGCAGGTACGCGTCGACGGCCGCTCCCCGCCGGCCGAGGTGGTGCAGCGTCGTCACCTGTTGCTCGGCGAACCGCTCGTGCAGCGAATAGCGGGTGACCAGGTCGTCGAGCAGCGGCAACACGGCGTGGTGCCGGTCCAGGTCGAGTTCGACGTCGATGTACTCCTCGTACGCCGTCAGGCGTGACCGGTCCAGCCGGGCGGCACCGGCGCCGAAGGTGCCGATCCCGGCGACGTCGGCCAGCGGCTCGCCGCGCCAGAGGTCCAGCGCCGACCGGTACAGCCCGCCGGCCTGCTCCGAGCGGCCGGCGCGGACCTCCGTCCGGGCCGCGCGGAGCAGGTCCTCGAACCGGGCGACGTCCAGGTCGGCCGGGTCGACCGCGATCCGGTAGCCGGGCGGGCTCGACACCAGGCGGTCGCCGAGCAGCTTGCGTAGGCGCCACACGTACAACTGGACGTTCTTTCGGGCGGTGCGCGGTGGCCCGGCGTCCCACAGCAGGTCGACGAGTTCGTCGACCGAGGTGACCCGGTTGGCGTGCAGGAGTAGCGCGGCCAGGACCGCACGCTGCATCGGTGGTCCGAGCACGACCGGCCGGTCGCCGGCCCACGCCTGTACGGGGCCGAGGAGACCGAAACGCAGCCGATCCTCCATGGCATCGAAGCATAGCGATCAGGTGCGCATATACCAGCCGTAGAACGGTGCCCGGAACACTCCACGACACCCCCATGGAGAGGAGAACGTCGATGTCCGACCGTCGTGCCCGGCTACCCGCCTGGGTTCCGGCCGTATGGCTCGCCGTGCTGGTCGCCGCGCTGCTCGTACCGGCCGGCCCGGCCGCCGCGTCCCACCCGAACCCCAGCTCGCAGCGGCACCTGCACAACATGCACTTCGCCACCGCCGGCTCCGGCGCCGGCACCTACGACGAGCAGTTCTGCGTGGAGTCGCGGGACACGTCCAAGGTCAGCCACGCCGCCGCCCGCTCTTTTGTCAACCAGACCCTGACGCAGATGGGATCCGGCAGGGTCTGGGACGGCCTCGGCGAGTGGCGGATCGATCTGTGGCCGACCGACAGCCACTGCAGTTCGTACCCGGCCGCGACCCGGAACAGCATCGAGATCGAGGTCCACTACGCCTGGGACTGGAGCGGCCGGTGCGGCGGCCCGGCGAACTACTACAACTGCGTCGTCCACGACAGTCCGGTGTGGAACGCCACCCACGGCCACTACGACAGCCGGTGGGCATACGTCTACCTGGTCTTCAGCTCGGGCGGCCGGCTCGACAACACCGGTCGGGCGTTCATCAACCACGAGTTCGGGCACGTCTTCGGTCTGACCGACGACAACGGTGTCTGCAATCCGCCGAGCCTCATGCACAGCACGATCGTCGGCTACGGCTGCGGCAACTGGACCAACTGGTATCCGAGCCCGTCGGACTTCCAGTCCGTACGGAACCTGATGGGCTGACCGTGGACCGGCGCTTTCCGCCCAACCGGCTGCTGACCGTGCTGACCGGGGCGGTCGTGGCGGCGCTGGTCGCCGGCGGGATCGCGGTGGCGGCGACAGGCCGCGACCGCGACAGCGGCCACGACCACGCCGACCACGCCCACCTCGACACCGCCAGCGGACTGCTCGTTACCACCCGGTCGGACCTGCGGATGTGCGTCGAGACCGGACCGCGCTCGGGTGCGCCGGACAGCGTCCGGACCGTCCTGCTCACCGCGCTGGACCGGGCCCGCCAGGCGCCTGGCTGGTCCGGCGCCTACGGCCGGTTCGGGTACGACCCGGCGACCGCGGTTCACCTCGGCTGCCCCGCACCGGCCCTGCCGGAGCGGTACGACCGCACCGTACTGGCCGGTCCCGGGCTGACCGACGACCCGAGCGCCTACCGGGTCTGGGTCTACGTCCTCGACGACCCGACCGCCGATCGGGTCCTCGGCCCCGACCGCCCGGCCGGGGCCGGCACGGCCGAACTCATGCGGGAGGCCGGCAACCTCTTCCCGGTCTCCACGGCACTGCTCGTTCGACAGAGCCGGTTCGCCGACCCGGCCGCTCTCGCCCAGGACCTGCGCAAGGCACTCGGGCTCGAACCTCGGGCATCGGACCAGCTCGGGTGAGCCCGCTCCCGGCCGGTGGCGATGCCGGCCGGGAGCCCCGACCAACCTGCGAAGGAGACGCACATGTCCCCACCTCGAGCACCCGGACGCGGCTCCCGGGCCGTCCGCCCGACCCTGCTCGCCGGACTCTGCGCGGCGGCGCTGGTGACCGTCGGCCCGCCGCCGGCCCTGGCCGGCGGCGAGCCGGCCGCCATCGCCGACCATGGCATCCACACCGTGCGGACCGCCGTCGGCTACGACGTCCGCGTCGACGGCGTCACCCGCGCCACGGTCGCGGTCAGCGACCCCGGCTTCTCGGTACGGGCCGTGCTCGACCCGACCGGGAAACACGCCGCCGTCATCACCGACTTCGACGGCCGGTACGGCGCCGACCTGCTCGCCCTCGACGTCGACAGCGGACGGCTCACCCGGGTCGCCGCCGGCCGGGTCACCTCCGCCGCGTACACCACGGACGGCCGGCTCGGCTACGTGCTGGCCGGAACCGACTCCGGGCAGTTGCGGCTGCGCCCGGCGGAAGGTGTCGGCCCGGACCGCGCCGTCGCCCGGCTTACCGGCAGTGACGTGCAACTGCTCGGCTGGGGCACCGGCGGGGCGGCGCTGGTCACCCACCGGCTGGCCGGGCCCGGGGGCGGGCCGTCGCTGAGCCGGGTCGACGTGGCCACCGGCACCCACCGCACGGTACTGGCGAGCACCGGCGGCACTGTCTACCGCGACCTGCGCACCGTGACGGTCGGCGGGGCGGTGCGGGTGAGCGCGATCGTCGCCGACCACGTCTACCCGTGCGCCGGCACCTCCGCCAGCCTGCTCCTCGCCGACGAGCACGGTACGACGCTGACCCGGACCGGCACGACCACCGACTCCTACCGCGAGGCGGTCTGGAGCGGCGACGGGCGGGTCGCGTACGCCATCCAGGGCTGTGTCTCTCCGGACGAGAAGGCGGCCAGCCGGGGCAAAGCGCTGCAACGGCTCGATGACCTGAACGGCGTCTACGTCCGCGACCTGAAGACGGGCGGCACCGAACGTGTCGTCGCCGGCATCACCGCCAACTACCGCCTCGACGGATTCGCCGGCATCGGACTGCGGCTGGCCTCCGAACGCCTCGGGGTACGAGTGGTCGGCGCGACTGGCGCGGTGACCGCCGCGCTACTCGACGCCGCCGCCACCCCCACGACGATCCCCACCGTGACCAGCGGCGCGAAGGGCACCGGCGCCGGCACCACCGGAGGCGCCGGCGTGCAGGCGAAGATCGTCCCGTCGACCTTCATCCACCAGCTCTGGGATACCGCCGACAACTTCAACGGCAACTCCGCCTGCGGGCCGACCAGCGCGGTCATGGACCTCGCCGGCTACCAGCTCGCCAACCAGAACGGCTACTACGTCAGCACCCCGTCGCGGCACTGGTCACCGTACGGCGGATACATCACCCACCGATACACCGCCTACGGCACCACCTACGACGCGGTAGCCCCGGACCCGAACTGGAACTACTTCGCCGGCGCCTACGGCTGGCTTGTGGAGACCCCCAGCGTCGGCACCCTGCACTACTGGCTGCGGGACTACCTCGACCGGCACGTCTCGTACGCGGTCGCCGAGACCGGCAACGTCACCTGGTCCTGGATCAAGTCCAAGATCGACGCCAACCTGATGGTCGTCGTCAGCGGCAACTTCGCCTACGGACGTTACGGCCACATCGCCCTGATCACCGGCTACCTCGACGACGGCCGGGTCTACGTCAACGACCCGTACGGCGCCGGCACCGACGGGAGCTGGGACGGCAAGAACACGATCTACACGCTGGACTACATGAGGGGGTGGTACGCGTGGGCCGCGTGATCCGTACCGTGGCGGCGCTGGTGGCCGTACTCGGGCTGAATCTGACCGTGGCCGGCGTACCGGCCGCCGCGAGCCCGGCCGGAGCGGAGACGGTCGCGGCCGGCACCCGGACCGGGGTCGGCGTGGGTGTCCAGGCCAGTGCCCGTTCCGTACGCTGCGCCCAGCCGGCCCGCGCGGCCGGCTGGACCGGCGAGAATCTGGTCGTCGCGGTAGCCGTCGCCCTGGCCGAGTCCTGGTGCACCGCCGGCGCCCAGAACCGCAACGGCCCGACCGCCGGCTGTCCCAACGGCTCGCTGGACCGCGGCGGTTGGCAGATCAACAACTGCTACCACGCCTGGGTCAGCGACGCCTGCGCCTACGAGCTGTACTGCAACGCCCGTGCCGCCCACGACATCTGGGGCTGGTCCGGCTGGACCGCGTGGGCGACCTACACCAACGGCGCCTACCGCAACTACCTGGCCGAGGCCCGCGAGGGGGTCGGCAACCCCGGTGGCGGGGTCTACGGCACTGTCAACACCGGCGGCGACGCGCTCAACGTGCGCTCCGGCCCCGGCACCTCGCATGCCGTGATCGGCACAGTCGCCCACGGCGCGACCGTGCAGATCATCTGCCAGACCCGAGGCACCCGGGTCTGGAGCGACGTCTACCAGTACTGGACCGACATCTGGGACAAGATCGGCGACGGCCGGTACGTCTCCGACGGGTTCGTCCACACCGGATCGTCCGGCACGGTCGCCCCGAACTGTTGAGCGGAAACCCGGGCGGCCCGGTGGGGAGGACTGGGCCGCCCGGACCGACGCCCCCACGACGTGTCAAGTGGTTGAGGCGGGGGTTCGAGGCGTCGGTGAAGCTCTGGCCCGATGTGGCGCTTGAGGCAGGGTTTGATCTCACGGTCGGCTGCCTCGGGGCGCGGCGGAGGGGCGGTCGCTGTGCGACGCCGGGGTGGGATCACACCGACCCAGTCGGGAGGCGGACCGGCTGGGGCGACGGTCGGGTCTGCTGCACCGGTAGGTGACATCTGAGATGGCTTGCCCTGGTGGCGGGCTGGAAGGATGTTGCTGTGCCCAAGCCCAACACTTCAGATGACGTCACGAGATTGCATCCGTCGCGGCCTTTGAGGTCCAACTGAAGCTGATAGGTGAACGCGAGCAGAAGTTCCCGGTTGGGTTCTGGTTTGTGTTGCCCGCCGACACGAACCCCTGCCTACGGCGAGTCGCGAGGGGTAGGCGCACGTCGTCCTCGTATCGAGGGTGCCCAGAGGGGGCGGGGCGCGGTGGGATCCTGGCGACGTGCTGTCGGCGTCCCCCCGTTTACCCCTCGAAAACCCTTACCTGCGGTTGACAATCAGTGACAAGAGGCGATCATTGCTTGATCGCGTCTGTGCAGCCCAGCGCCAGCTTCGATAGTCAGTGACAAGGTTGAGATTGCTACTTTCGGTAACCGCGGGTTGTCGACTCTTGTCGACGTTGCGCAACCTCGTGCACGAGAGGTCCTCCCGCATGGAAGCGGCCACCGAGCCGTCGCGCCGCTCGGCGTAGGACTGCGAGCAGCGGGCCGCCGAGCACGTACGTACGGCGTGGTCCTGAATCCACGTCGGACGCGGCCCGTGATCAGGACAATGATCGCGTGCCGAGAAAGGTCCATCCGTGGCGCGTGCTCCCGGAAACGCTGCTGTTTCCGCTCCGTGCGTACGCCGTCAACCTTGACACCCGCACACTGCACAGTGAGATGCAGCTGCGGTACTGACTGGCCAGGCTGCTCCGGCCCGTCGATGGAGCTCGGCACGATGCACACCGTACGGTCCTGCGTCTCCCGTCATCAGCTGCCCACGGCCGCCGAACGCAACCGTAGTCTGGAATGTCCATCGGATAGGCCGGGGCCGCCGCATCGAGGATGATGAAATGCGGCGAAAGCAGGAGGTGTACGTGTCCCTGGTCGATACCATCCAATCGGGCTTGCGGACCATGGCTGCCGGCATTGGCCGCGCAGAGCAGGAGACCGCTGCAGCTGATCATGGCGCGCAGCAGATCGCGTTGCATGCGGCGGCGTCGGGCTTTCTGGGAATCGCACAGAACTTGGCAAGGGTCCGTGAGGTGATCGGCCAGGTCCAGGCGGGGATCGGTGGCCTGGCCGTGCTGGCAGGGGAGGTCGCGACGGTTCTGGCTGCCGTTCCGCAGCAGCCGACCGCGCAGAAGACCATCGCGACGCTCGCCTCGGCGATGGAGAAGCTGCACGGCATCCATGACGGGGTCGGTGGGTGTATCGGGCAGGTCGGCCAAGCCAAGCAGATCACCGCGACGATTCTGCAGGGCGGAGATCCCGGAGTCTTGCTGGCGCGGCTAGACGCGATCATCCAGATCCTGGCAGCGGTCGGTCAAGCCGGCACCGCCACCAGGCAACAGGTCGAGGCGGCGATCGCCGAGGCGAGGCAGACCGGTAGCTCGGGAAACTGACACCGGGTGGCGGGCATAGGGACGTCCCGCCACCCGTGACAGCACCGGCCCGGATACCACCGAACCGGTCCGCAATCGAAGAGATTCGCCGGTACGCCGGACGGGACGTGGCCGCAGGGCGCTTGTACAACGTGGACGGACAACCGCTGACACCGATCGTCGGACCGGGCGACACCGGTGCCGCCGAAGGTCTCGCCGAGCCGCGCCAGTCGATGCGGTTCGTCCACCACGTGGAGTCAAATGCGACCGCGTACATGCGTCGGCGCGGCGTGCGGTCGGCGGTCCTCTACATGAACATGCGCCCCTGCCAGGGCGAGGACGGCTGCACCGAGAACCTCAAGGCGACCTGCCGGTAGGTTATCGGGTGACCGTCTACCAGGTGTACGCCAACGGGTCCGTGCGTCTGTGGGACTTCAAGGGCACTGGAGAAGGGCTGACCGATGATCGACGCTGATGACCGCGAGGTGCAGGCCGACCTCGCGACA is a window from the Polymorphospora rubra genome containing:
- a CDS encoding thiolase family protein produces the protein MTASFLYSAVRTPFGRFGGALAEVRPDDLAATALTGVLDTVPALDRARLGDVIYGNANGAGEDNRNVARMAVLLAGLPTSVPGSTVNRLCGSSLDAAMTASRLVETGDAEVVVAGGVESMTRAPWVLPKPDRGYPAGDVRAVSTTLGWRLVNDRMPKEWTASLGECNEQLADRYAISRQRQDEFAARSHQLAHTAWESGFYDDLVIPVGNTGLTRDEGIRSDSTPETLARLKPSFRTDGSITAGNASPLSDGAAALVVGSERAGSLIGCDPLARFAGRGVHALDPQDFGFAPVEAANIALARAGIGWSAVGAVELNEAFAAQALACIDAWKIDPDIVNTKGGAIAIGHPLGASGARIVGTLAHRLAGEGKRWGVAAICIGVGQALAVVLENVIDTGEWS
- a CDS encoding 3-hydroxyacyl-CoA dehydrogenase family protein — its product is MTPPSSAPTMVGVYGGGRMGSGIAHAFLLAGATVRIVETSDATVQATRVRVESSVAKADQRGTLPAPAIELLSRLTVTTDHARLQACALVIEAVPEDPDLKRRVLRGVEHVAPEAVLATNTSSLSVDDLARDLARPERFVGLHFFNPVPASELVEIVVGAKTAPDLVANAQAWITALGKTAITVSDSPGFASSRLGVVLALEAMRMLEAGVASVDDIDTALTLGYKHPLGPLKTTDIVGLDVRLAIAEHLARELGDRFDPPNILREMVAAGHLGRKTGKGFYDWQ
- a CDS encoding AfsR/SARP family transcriptional regulator, which encodes MEDRLRFGLLGPVQAWAGDRPVVLGPPMQRAVLAALLLHANRVTSVDELVDLLWDAGPPRTARKNVQLYVWRLRKLLGDRLVSSPPGYRIAVDPADLDVARFEDLLRAARTEVRAGRSEQAGGLYRSALDLWRGEPLADVAGIGTFGAGAARLDRSRLTAYEEYIDVELDLDRHHAVLPLLDDLVTRYSLHERFAEQQVTTLHHLGRRGAAVDAYLRCRRALADELGLRPGPVLQRLGELARGSADPPVPGPREPALRELPHTVAAFVGRQRELAVLRERLTDRPGPAIPLCVVTGPAGVGKSALAIRAAHQVADAFPDGQLYADLRGATAGLRPAAPIDVLGRFLRVLGVADNAVPTEVAEASARLRSLLADRRLLLVLDNAHDAAQVRPLIPAGTRCAVLVTSRRNLIDVDGASHLELDVLADADAVELLVRLAGSHRVAAEADTAALLVRRLGGLPLAIRIAGARLAARPNWTLATLADRLHDERRRLHELRLGDIAVRTSFLVSYQHLADPMATRLFRLLGAVDGPDVTAPVAAVLLDVDPPQALDALDELVDARLLDETAAGRYAMHDLIRLFARERANDEPPAERDAAVDRMLAHHLDLTRHALGLLRPGTRTPPITGPPRFADADTALAWLTIERTNLVAATVQAAGSAAHARRGADLADSLYLFFEMSGHVADWLTVDRAGIDAAVRLNDQVTEARLRHDLAAAYFYLHRPDEAARHLEHSLLISRAAGDDEGRARALNQFGVLHGMAGDYERAAEFFKDSLRLRRKLGDERSCAAAQGNIGMAYRLAGRLEESVRHCRAAASLARRAAAPEVEVNALGNLGEVQCMLGRYSSALRYLRRSLAIAGVPANERNRGSIMGTLADAYLGTGRPGPAIKYAELAVDAMRRADFRHGEALALRRAGRILCAHGDPGRGVEQLRLALALFTDLKLPEAAEVRAELRAARP
- a CDS encoding C39 family peptidase, whose protein sequence is MSPPRAPGRGSRAVRPTLLAGLCAAALVTVGPPPALAGGEPAAIADHGIHTVRTAVGYDVRVDGVTRATVAVSDPGFSVRAVLDPTGKHAAVITDFDGRYGADLLALDVDSGRLTRVAAGRVTSAAYTTDGRLGYVLAGTDSGQLRLRPAEGVGPDRAVARLTGSDVQLLGWGTGGAALVTHRLAGPGGGPSLSRVDVATGTHRTVLASTGGTVYRDLRTVTVGGAVRVSAIVADHVYPCAGTSASLLLADEHGTTLTRTGTTTDSYREAVWSGDGRVAYAIQGCVSPDEKAASRGKALQRLDDLNGVYVRDLKTGGTERVVAGITANYRLDGFAGIGLRLASERLGVRVVGATGAVTAALLDAAATPTTIPTVTSGAKGTGAGTTGGAGVQAKIVPSTFIHQLWDTADNFNGNSACGPTSAVMDLAGYQLANQNGYYVSTPSRHWSPYGGYITHRYTAYGTTYDAVAPDPNWNYFAGAYGWLVETPSVGTLHYWLRDYLDRHVSYAVAETGNVTWSWIKSKIDANLMVVVSGNFAYGRYGHIALITGYLDDGRVYVNDPYGAGTDGSWDGKNTIYTLDYMRGWYAWAA
- a CDS encoding SH3 domain-containing protein; translation: MGRVIRTVAALVAVLGLNLTVAGVPAAASPAGAETVAAGTRTGVGVGVQASARSVRCAQPARAAGWTGENLVVAVAVALAESWCTAGAQNRNGPTAGCPNGSLDRGGWQINNCYHAWVSDACAYELYCNARAAHDIWGWSGWTAWATYTNGAYRNYLAEAREGVGNPGGGVYGTVNTGGDALNVRSGPGTSHAVIGTVAHGATVQIICQTRGTRVWSDVYQYWTDIWDKIGDGRYVSDGFVHTGSSGTVAPNC
- a CDS encoding DUF6244 family protein, translated to MSLVDTIQSGLRTMAAGIGRAEQETAAADHGAQQIALHAAASGFLGIAQNLARVREVIGQVQAGIGGLAVLAGEVATVLAAVPQQPTAQKTIATLASAMEKLHGIHDGVGGCIGQVGQAKQITATILQGGDPGVLLARLDAIIQILAAVGQAGTATRQQVEAAIAEARQTGSSGN
- a CDS encoding DddA-like double-stranded DNA deaminase toxin codes for the protein MDGQPLTPIVGPGDTGAAEGLAEPRQSMRFVHHVESNATAYMRRRGVRSAVLYMNMRPCQGEDGCTENLKATCR